A single window of Nicotiana tomentosiformis chromosome 1, ASM39032v3, whole genome shotgun sequence DNA harbors:
- the LOC104105837 gene encoding GATA transcription factor 17-like, whose translation MDPIQKGDSLANETTESTKSCTDCKTTKTPLWRVGPYGPKSLCNACGIKYRKKKGTPSGFGKDPEKKKKERDISNSSTDKLAHSQKDKIGKDGKLSKGLKVRFMMLGKEVVILQRQRSSMKKKPRNHRKFGEVERAALLLMALSCGSVFA comes from the exons ATGGATCCAATACAAAAG GGAGATTCTTTGGCTAATGAGACAACTGAGAGTACTAAATCTTGCACTGATTGCAAAACTACAAAGACACCCTTGTGGAGAGTTGGTCCTTATGGGCCTAAG TCACTGTGCAATGCTTGTGGGATCAAATATAGGAAGAAAAAGGGTACCCCATCTGGATTTGGCAAAGAcccagagaagaagaagaaagagagagaCATTTCTAACAGTAGTACGGACAAACTAGCTCACAGCCAAAAGGATAAAATTGGAAAAGATGGGAAGCTAAGCAAAGGATTGAAAGTGAGATTTATGATGTTAGGGAAAGAGGTGGTGATATTACAGAGACAGAGATCTTCAATGAAGAAGAAGCCAAGAAATCATAGGAAGTTTGGTGAAGTTGAAAGAGCTGCTCTTCTTTTGATGGCTCTGTCTTGTGGCTCTGTTTTTGCCTAA